The genomic segment ATACAGCATGGTCGGCCGACCGGTATATTTCGTGTTGAGCTCGACCAGCTCCTGCGCGAACCCGGGATCGGACCTCCACTTCTCATACGCTTCCTGAAGCTCGAGCAGCGCCGGCATCAGCGTCTCGGGCACGAAGCGCCCTCCGAACTGGCCGAAGCGACCGTTCTCGTCGGGAAAGGCGGGCGTCGATAGGACTTCGGTGGTCTGGGTCATCGGATCCATCTCGCTTTGGGCGTCGCGTCGCGGCCGCGCCGGCTGGTCGTCCCCGTCGGCTACGAGCCTGGTTTTGCAGCGGCACCATCGCCTGCGGCTTCACCCGCCGCGGTCGATGCCGCCTGGTGCGGACGCGCGCTCTGGACGAACTCGTCGACGAGGCGCGCATCCTTGATGCCGGGCGCCGTCTCGACGCCGCCGGCCGTGTCGACGCCGAAGGGCGCCAGGCGCGCGACGATACCAGCCACGTTGGCCGGAGTCAGACCGCCGGCGATCACCGCCTTCGACAAATCGAGGCCTTCGAGGAGGGCCGGATCGATGAGACGCCCGCTGCCGCCGCCGGCGGCGTTGTCGATGAGGACGCGGTGATCCTGCGCGCACTCGAGCGCTTCGCGAAGCACGTCGCGTGAGGACGCGCCGACGGCTCGAAGGACAGGGAGCGACCAGCCTTGGGCGTCTTCGACGGGTTCTTCGCCGTGCAGCTGAACGCCGGTGAGGCCGACCTTGGACACGATGCGCTCGATCTCCTGCCTGGTGGTGCGTCCGAAGACGCCGTAGACGCGCGAGCGCCTGGGCAGAGCAGCCACGATGGCTCTTGCCTGTTCGGGGTCGCAGCAGCGCTTGCTCCACGAGCAGAAGTTGATGCCGATGGCATCGGCACCGGCATCGAAGGCGGCACGGGCATCTTCCAGGCGCGTGATGCCGCAGATCTTGACCCACGTACGCATGCTGCGCGTTTGTAGCGTGGGCAGCGGGAGCGCGAAACATGCCCCGGCGTTAGCAGCCATCATGCCTCATTTCTGTAGATACACATCGCCGCGCAGCCGCATGAGCGGCGGCTTGCCGGGCCGGCAGCCGAGTTCCCACAGCAGGTTGTCGGGCGCGCAGCCGGTCAGGCGGATGCGGCCGCGGTGGATGAAGTCGCGGTGGTGCTCTTCGCACACCGCCGTCAGGTTCCAGAGAGCGTCGGGGCCGCCGAGAGAG from the Candidatus Limnocylindrales bacterium genome contains:
- a CDS encoding phosphoribosylanthranilate isomerase, with amino-acid sequence MRTWVKICGITRLEDARAAFDAGADAIGINFCSWSKRCCDPEQARAIVAALPRRSRVYGVFGRTTRQEIERIVSKVGLTGVQLHGEEPVEDAQGWSLPVLRAVGASSRDVLREALECAQDHRVLIDNAAGGGSGRLIDPALLEGLDLSKAVIAGGLTPANVAGIVARLAPFGVDTAGGVETAPGIKDARLVDEFVQSARPHQAASTAAGEAAGDGAAAKPGS